The following coding sequences are from one Eucalyptus grandis isolate ANBG69807.140 chromosome 11, ASM1654582v1, whole genome shotgun sequence window:
- the LOC104424915 gene encoding CASP-like protein 1C1 — translation MAKVGRLFGLVLRLLALGATMSAAIVMGTSHERASVFAISFEAKYSDIPSFKYFMIANAVVSVYSFLVIFLPAETLLWRLVAAFDMVVTLLLTSSVSAALAVAQVGKDGNVRAGWLPICGQVPKYCNHVSGALGAGFAGLILYVMILLHSVHTVLYPLLD, via the exons ATGGCCAAGGTCGGGAGGCTGTTTGGCCTCGTGCTGAGGCTCCTCGCCTTAGGGGCGACCATGTCGGCAGCCATCGTGATGGGGACGAGCCACGAGAGGGCCAGCGTCTTTGCCATATCTTTCGAAGCCAAGTACAGCGACATTCCATCCTTCAA GTACTTTATGATTGCCAATGCCGTCGTTAGCGTCTACAGCTTTCTGGTCATCTTTCTTCCAGCAGAGACCTTGCTTTGGAGACTAGTTGCTGCATTTGATATG GTTGTCACCCTGCTACTGACTTCAAGCGTATCTGCAGCGCTGGCGGTTGCTCAAGTGGGTAAGGATGGAAATGTTCGCGCAGGATGGCTACCGATTTGCGGCCAAGTCCCCAAGTACTGCAACCACGTGAGCGGAGCTCTAGGTGCCGGTTTTGCTGGGCTCATATTGTATGTGATGATTCTCCTTCATTCCGTACACACTGTCCTGTATCCTCTCCTAGATTGA
- the LOC104424916 gene encoding cytochrome P450 714C2 produces the protein MTTTLGVSLSLFLVGFTCFFLYLYNLFWWKPLWLRKKLQHQGINGPAPSFFVGNILDIKKIQLEMQAAKNRQSIGNRVSHDYMSHLFPHIEKWRADYGPVFAFNLGNMVIVCICNFDVVREFCQCKSAEFGRSAYLRDNRGILLGYDSIITSKGRSWALQRKVIAPEFFNDKIKGMVDMMVESAISVLEKWESQMEEAGGVASVRVDEDLKSLSAEMISKACFGSNYLIGNEIFSKMLVLQDLLSKQHAFVGLPRVRHIPTKTARDIRRVGKEIDQCVLKLMDDDDNAEKPSFLQALVNNFGRGSSVIVDNCKGMFFGGHETTASGAMFALVLLAHHPEWQERVRAEVVEILGNQAPNMDKLHKMKLLNMVIYETLRLYSPGPFLTRETSEAMKFGEFAIPKGVNIWIPISLLHQDPANWGDNAHEFHPERFANGISSACKLPNLFMPFGTGIRTCVGQNFAMTELKIMLSLLLSKFTFSLSPEYKHLLTYKLFFKPEHGVQLKMEKI, from the exons ATGACTACTACTTTAGgagtctccctctctctctttcttgtggGCTTCACTTGCTTTTTCTTGTACCTCTACAATCTCTTCTGGTGGAAGCCGCTTTGGCTCCGAAAGAAGCTTCAGCATCAGGGAATCAATGGCCCTGCGCCATCCTTTTTCGTCGGCAACATCTTGGACATtaagaagattcaactggaaATGCAAGCAGCGAAGAATCGACAAAGCATCGGCAATCGTGTTTCGCATGATTACATGTCCCACCTATTTCCCCACATTGAGAAATGGAGAGCTGACTATG GTCCCGTGTTTGCATTCAACCTGGGGAACATGGTGATTGTATGCATATGCAACTTTGACGTAGTGAGGGAGTTTTGTCAGTGCAAGTCTGCTGAATTCGGAAGGTCTGCATACCTGAGAGACAACAGGGGGATTCTCTTGGGTTATGACAGCATCATCACTTCGAAAGGAAGATCCTGGGCGCTCCAGAGAAAAGTCATTGCGCCTGAATTCTTCAATGACAAAATCAAG GGGATGGTGGACATGATGGTTGAATCTGCCATCTCTGTCTTGGAAAAGTGGGAATCTCAAATGGAGGAAGCCGGGGGAGTTGCTTCAGTGCGGGTCGACGAGGATTTAAAAAGCCTATCTGCtgaaatgatttcaaaagcatGCTTTGGGAGCAATTATCTTATTGGcaatgaaatattttctaagatgtTAGTGCTTCAAGATTTGCTAAGCAAGCAGCATGCTTTTGTTGGTCTTCCCAGGGTAAG GCATATTCCTACAAAGACTGCTCGTGACATTAGGAGGGTAGGAAAAGAAATCGACCAATGTGTTCTGAAGCTGatggatgatgatgacaatgcCGAGAAGCCGAGCTTCTTACAGGCCTTAGTCAACAATTTTGGCCGTGGATCAAGTGTCATCGTAGACAATTGCAAGGGTATGTTCTTCGGTGGACATGAAACAACTGCCAGTGGCGCTATGTTTGCTTTAGTACTTTTAGCACACCATCCTGAGTGGCAGGAGCGAGTGCGTGCTGAGGTGGTAGAGATCCTTGGAAATCAAGCCCCGAATATGGATAAGCTGCACAAAATGAAATTG TTAAATATGGTGATTTATGAAACACTGCGCCTATATTCTCCTGGACCATTCTTGACAAGAGAAACGTCTGAGGCAATGAAGTTTGGGGAGTTTGCGATTCCGAAAGGTGTCAACATCTGGATCCCAATCTCGCTGTTGCATCAGGATCCGGCCAACTGGGGCGACAATGCCCACGAGTTCCATCCAGAAAGGTTTGCAAATGGAATTTCTTCAGCATGCAAGCTTCCGAATCTGTTCATGCCTTTTGGGACAGGGATACGAACTTGTGTTGGCCAGAACTTTGCGATGACAGAACTAAAGATAATGCTGTCTCTTTTGCTGTCTAAATTCACTTTCTCTTTATCCCCGGAGTACAAACACTTGCTGACTTATAAGCTGTTTTTTAAGCCTGAACACGGGGTACAACTGAAGATGGAGAAGATCTGA